A single Crocinitomicaceae bacterium DNA region contains:
- a CDS encoding PKD domain-containing protein, translated as MFSPTNNSNNCNLAAFLFELNQIEAALGLGTPVICIPDPVIFDNNSQNGNSYFWDFGDGSTSTDYEPTHFYTTPGNYTAMLIVSDSMGCFLPDTAYVDVEIQCTSWSRNTC; from the coding sequence GTGTTTTCTCCAACTAATAACAGCAACAATTGTAATCTTGCCGCATTTCTTTTTGAGTTAAATCAAATTGAAGCCGCACTTGGTCTTGGAACTCCCGTGATATGCATTCCTGACCCTGTTATATTTGACAACAACAGCCAGAACGGGAATTCTTACTTCTGGGATTTTGGTGATGGATCAACTTCAACTGACTACGAACCAACTCACTTTTACACCACACCGGGTAACTACACCGCAATGCTTATTGTGTCTGATTCCATGGGTTGTTTTTTACCGGATACTGCTTATGTTGATGTAGAAATTCAATGTACAAGCTGGAGCAGGAACACTTGCTGA